The following proteins are co-located in the Methanomassiliicoccales archaeon genome:
- a CDS encoding ATP-binding cassette domain-containing protein: MSDFIVQSIGLSRHFGNVIAVDSLDLAVEEGRIFGLLGPNGAGKTTTIKILTTLLAPTSGRGVIAGFDVVKEPRKVRKVIGYVPQMLSADANLTGYENLLIFAKIYEVPRKELKERIEQAIASMGLSDFAHKLVRTYSGGMIRRLEIAQSAIHHPRVLFLDEPTVGLDPLARRTVWEMIRRLRDEYNTTIFLTTHMMDEADALCDEIGIMHKGKLVAVGSPSELKRITSAETLDEVFIHYTGSSIESGGSFLEVQRKRQTARRLG, encoded by the coding sequence ATGTCAGATTTTATTGTTCAATCGATAGGATTGTCCCGCCACTTCGGAAACGTCATCGCTGTTGATTCGCTGGATCTTGCGGTTGAAGAGGGAAGAATCTTCGGCCTTTTAGGACCGAATGGAGCTGGAAAGACAACAACGATTAAAATATTGACGACACTCCTAGCTCCGACCTCGGGTAGAGGTGTCATAGCAGGATTTGATGTTGTAAAGGAGCCACGAAAAGTCAGAAAGGTTATTGGCTATGTCCCCCAGATGCTTTCCGCCGATGCGAATCTCACTGGTTACGAGAATCTTCTCATTTTCGCTAAGATATATGAAGTACCGAGAAAGGAGTTGAAGGAGAGAATAGAGCAGGCTATTGCTTCAATGGGTCTATCTGATTTTGCGCACAAACTTGTGCGCACTTATTCAGGTGGGATGATCCGGCGATTAGAAATCGCGCAATCGGCGATTCACCACCCCCGCGTACTTTTCCTAGACGAGCCAACGGTCGGCCTCGATCCTCTGGCCCGGCGAACCGTCTGGGAGATGATCAGAAGGTTGCGTGATGAATATAATACAACGATATTTCTCACCACGCACATGATGGACGAGGCTGATGCTCTCTGCGACGAAATCGGGATCATGCATAAGGGAAAACTCGTTGCAGTTGGAAGTCCTTCAGAGTTGAAAAGAATCACGAGCGCAGAAACCCTCGATGAAGTTTTTATTCATTATACAGGAAGTTCAATCGAATCGGGAGGCAGTTTCCTTGAAGTTCAGAGGAAAAGACAGACGGCCCGTCGCCTTGGCTAA